A window of Candidatus Margulisiibacteriota bacterium contains these coding sequences:
- a CDS encoding helix-turn-helix domain-containing protein: MILRQIFMQNLREIRRAAGLSQMRLAERCNTATNYINEIERGNKFPSVEMLEKIAAALQVQPYLLFFNFAKKQKPDESAPLIAPKIKGDLFQQLSAATQKILQQY; the protein is encoded by the coding sequence ATGATCTTGCGCCAAATCTTTATGCAAAATCTGCGGGAAATACGCCGCGCGGCCGGTTTGTCGCAAATGCGTCTGGCCGAACGTTGCAATACGGCCACCAACTACATAAATGAAATAGAACGCGGCAATAAATTTCCTTCAGTGGAGATGCTGGAAAAAATCGCGGCGGCTCTACAGGTGCAGCCGTATTTGCTTTTTTTTAATTTCGCCAAAAAACAAAAACCTGATGAGTCCGCGCCGTTGATCGCGCCAAAAATCAAAGGAGATTTATTCCAGCAGTTAAGCGCCGCCACGCAAAAAATCCTGCAGCAGTATTAG
- a CDS encoding 2-isopropylmalate synthase — protein MKKRIKIFDTTLRDGEQSPGCSMNIAEKIEMAKMLEKLNVDVIEAGFAISSPGDFASVEAVAKTVKKSTVASLSRAVEKDIDASWDALQAARQPRIHIVIATSPIHMKYKLRKTPAEVLAQAVRAVQYAKAKAKNIEVEFSAEDASRSDRDFLAKIFTAVIDAGANVVNVPDTTGYAMPREFGELIAYLRRNIPNIHKAEISVHNHNDLGLAVATSLAAIENGATQCEATLNGIGERAGNCSLEELVMALKVRQDYYGKDKQTRINARYIYPASRLLSSITGVQVQPNKAIVGANAFAHESGIHQDGILKHRATYEIIRAEDIGRTDSKLVLGKHSGRHALVAKLKELGYTDLQDSEINNVYQKFKILADKKKEITEWDLEALISDGIKQPETASYTLDKLQIQTGNTVKPAARLSVKYQDKILKSAQTGNGPVDAIFKAIDDIIQRGALGIHLLDYVVHAVTEGTDALGKVTVRIKKNQKTYTGNGANTDVLVASAEAYLNAVNKYLLRSE, from the coding sequence ATGAAAAAGCGTATCAAGATTTTTGACACCACGCTGCGCGACGGTGAGCAGTCGCCGGGCTGCTCGATGAATATTGCCGAAAAAATCGAAATGGCCAAAATGCTGGAGAAGCTCAACGTCGATGTTATCGAAGCCGGTTTTGCCATTTCCTCGCCCGGTGATTTCGCCTCGGTCGAAGCGGTCGCCAAAACCGTAAAAAAATCGACCGTCGCCTCGCTGTCCCGTGCGGTGGAAAAAGACATCGACGCCAGCTGGGACGCGCTCCAGGCCGCCCGGCAGCCGCGCATCCACATTGTCATCGCCACTTCGCCGATCCATATGAAATACAAGCTGCGCAAGACACCGGCCGAAGTGCTGGCGCAGGCCGTCCGCGCCGTCCAATACGCCAAAGCGAAGGCCAAAAATATCGAGGTGGAATTTTCCGCCGAAGACGCCAGCCGCAGCGATCGTGATTTTCTGGCCAAAATTTTCACCGCGGTGATCGACGCCGGCGCCAATGTCGTTAATGTGCCGGACACCACCGGCTATGCCATGCCGCGGGAATTTGGCGAGTTGATCGCCTATCTCCGCCGCAATATTCCGAATATTCATAAAGCGGAAATTTCCGTGCACAATCACAATGATCTGGGTCTGGCCGTCGCCACTTCGCTGGCCGCGATCGAGAACGGCGCGACGCAGTGCGAAGCTACGCTCAATGGCATCGGCGAGCGCGCGGGCAATTGTTCTCTAGAAGAGTTGGTCATGGCGCTCAAAGTGCGCCAGGATTATTACGGCAAAGACAAGCAAACCCGGATCAACGCCAGGTATATTTACCCGGCCAGCCGGCTGCTGTCCTCGATCACCGGTGTGCAGGTGCAGCCCAACAAAGCCATTGTCGGCGCCAACGCTTTCGCGCACGAGTCCGGTATTCATCAGGACGGCATTTTGAAACACCGCGCGACTTACGAGATCATCCGCGCGGAGGACATCGGCCGCACGGACAGCAAACTGGTCTTAGGCAAACACTCCGGCCGTCACGCGCTGGTCGCCAAATTAAAAGAGCTGGGCTACACCGATCTGCAGGACAGCGAAATAAACAATGTTTATCAAAAATTTAAAATTTTGGCGGACAAGAAAAAGGAAATTACTGAATGGGATCTGGAAGCGTTGATTTCCGACGGCATCAAACAGCCGGAAACCGCGTCGTACACGCTGGACAAACTGCAGATCCAGACCGGCAACACGGTCAAGCCGGCCGCCAGACTGTCCGTGAAGTATCAGGACAAAATTCTCAAAAGCGCCCAGACCGGCAATGGCCCGGTGGACGCGATCTTTAAAGCGATCGACGATATTATTCAGCGCGGCGCGCTGGGTATTCATCTGCTGGATTATGTCGTGCACGCTGTGACCGAGGGCACGGACGCGCTGGGCAAAGTCACGGTGCGCATTAAGAAAAACCAAAAGACCTATACCGGCAATGGCGCGAACACCGACGTGCTCGTCGCTTCAGCCGAAGCCTACCTCAACGCCGTGAATAAATATTTGCTACGGAGTGAATAA
- a CDS encoding Abi family protein: MKQPNTYIQQIEKLRSRGCMIPDVDFCKEVLANINYYRLSAYFLPYKTTNDKYLPNTNFNTIYQIYEFDRKLRALLFLAIEEVEITLRARLAYFHANKYGALGYKDAKNFNIRHRHEKFIERINTVINDNKKVLFVRHHNEKYVGNFPIWVIIELFTFGMLSYFYADLPTANQKIIAREIFQAVPKTLISWLRCCTDLRNICAHSGRLYYRIFTAIPSGLTTVPQDAERRLFGAVMSLQALYLDAQKWNIEIYPALCVLLKEYAQDINLKHIGFSENWEVTLRKS, from the coding sequence ATGAAACAGCCAAATACTTATATTCAACAAATAGAAAAATTGCGCTCACGAGGCTGTATGATTCCCGATGTCGATTTTTGTAAGGAAGTTTTAGCAAATATCAACTATTATCGTCTCTCCGCTTATTTTTTGCCCTACAAAACTACTAATGACAAATACTTACCGAACACCAATTTTAATACGATTTATCAAATATATGAATTTGACCGCAAGTTGCGCGCCCTGCTTTTTTTGGCTATTGAAGAAGTAGAAATAACTCTGCGCGCTAGATTGGCTTATTTTCATGCAAACAAGTATGGGGCGTTAGGTTATAAAGACGCTAAAAATTTTAATATCCGCCATCGTCATGAAAAATTTATAGAACGGATTAATACGGTAATCAATGATAATAAAAAAGTCTTATTCGTGCGGCATCATAATGAAAAGTATGTTGGCAATTTTCCAATTTGGGTAATTATCGAACTATTTACTTTTGGCATGTTGTCCTATTTTTACGCTGATTTGCCGACAGCTAATCAAAAAATTATTGCGCGTGAAATATTTCAGGCTGTGCCTAAAACACTAATCAGCTGGTTAAGATGCTGCACCGACTTGCGTAATATTTGCGCCCATTCGGGTAGGTTGTATTACCGTATTTTTACAGCAATCCCGTCCGGTCTAACAACTGTGCCTCAAGATGCTGAACGCCGCTTATTTGGAGCAGTTATGTCCTTGCAGGCTTTATATCTTGATGCCCAAAAATGGAACATCGAAATATATCCGGCGCTATGCGTTTTATTAAAGGAGTACGCACAAGATATTAATTTAAAACACATTGGGTTTTCAGAGAATTGGGAAGTTACCCTAAGAAAATCGTAG